The DNA window GCATCAGTGGGTTTATGATTATATCGTATCTGCTAAAAAGTAAATCACAACAAAATATTTTTATGAAAAAACTGATTTTAGGAACCGTTTTGGGGGTTGCAGGAATGTTAGTCTCTTGCGGACCAAAGAGTGTTGCCGTAACCGGACCGAAATATACTTCATCCGAACAATTGGCACAGGGGAAAACAATTTTTGAAAACTCCTGCAACAGATGTCATAAATTGCCGGATCCTGCAAAACACGACGATCAGGGTTGGATCAATACGCTCAGCAGAATGGCTCCTAAAGCTAAACTGAGTGACGACCAGCATCAAATGGTTTATGATTATCTGATTTCAGCAAACAAAAA is part of the Chryseobacterium indicum genome and encodes:
- a CDS encoding cytochrome C, coding for MKKLILGTVLGVAGMLVSCGPKSVAVTGPKYTSSEQLAQGKTIFENSCNRCHKLPDPAKHDDQGWINTLSRMAPKAKLSDDQHQMVYDYLISANKK